The following are from one region of the Mangifera indica cultivar Alphonso chromosome 14, CATAS_Mindica_2.1, whole genome shotgun sequence genome:
- the LOC123196253 gene encoding histone-lysine N-methyltransferase, H3 lysine-9 specific SUVH4-like isoform X2 produces the protein MVVQSLQSGQAERRVSARIQEKQREEKLRLGKRRVELPDDAERGSDAKKKQHNVSRRKERKEEDSVNLEDERKVPVQTTKSESESVNGNAVNLAEKSDHAKVKETLRLFNKHYLHFVQVEEARCRKEEVDKKASKKLKSKKGNVPEESTKNKAKRPDLKAVSKMMEENEILYPEKRIGDIPGINVGHQFYSRSEMVAVGFHSHWLNGIDFMGMSYGRVYKQYQFPLAVAIVLSGMYEDDLDNAEDVIYTGQGGHDLTGNKHQVQDQVLERGNLALKVEQYWAEKGISGFTVFKYRLRRLEGQPILTTNQVHFAHGRVPQSMSEIRGLVCEDITGGQENFPIPATNLVDDPPIAPTGFTYCKTLQVAKNVKLPANVTGCNCKGRCENSRTCSCAKLNGSDFPYVRRDGGRLIVAKDVVFECGPNCGCGPDCINRTSQKGLMYRLEVFRTPKKGWAVRSWDFIPSGAPICEYTGVLMRTEDVDNESASDNNYIFDIDCLQTIRGLGGRERRLGDVSIPTVHNSDRPDDQSTESVPEFCIDAGSTGNIARFINHSCEPNLFVQCVLHSHQDIKLARIVLFAADNIPPLQELTYDYAYALDSVHGPDGKVKKMLCYCGAADCRSRLF, from the exons ATGGTGGTTCAATCTTTGCAGAGCGGCCAAGCAGAGCGGAGAGTGAGCGCGAGGATTCAGGAGAAACAGAGAGAGGAGAAGTTGCGATTGGGGAAACGGAGAGTAGAGCTTCCTGATGATGCAGAAAGGGGAAGTGATGCTAAAAAGAAGCAACACAATGTTTCcagaagaaaagagaggaaagaaGAAGATTCCGTAAATTTGGAGGACGAGAGGAAGGTCCCAGTTCAAACAACGAAGAGTGAAAGTGAGTCTGTAAATGGTAATGCTGTGAACTTGGCTGAGAAAAGTGACCATGCTAAGGTGAAGGAGACTTTGAGGTTGTTTAACAAGCATTATCTTCATTTTgttcag GTGGAGGAGGCAAGATGCAGAAAAGAAGAAGTGGATAAGAAAGCTTCCAAAAAGTTAAAATCCAAG AAAGGCAACGTACCTGAAGAAAGTACTAAAAACAAGGCCAAACGACCTGATCTAAAGGCAGTATCCAAG ATGATGGAGGAAAATGAGATTCTGTACCCTGAGAAACGAATTGGTGACATTCCTG GTATTAATGTTGGGCATCAGTTTTATTCACGGTCTGAAATGGTTGCAGTTGGTTTTCACAGCCATTGGCTGAATGGAATTGATTTTATGGGGATGTCCTATGGAAGg GTGTATAAACAATATCAATTCCCTCTAGCTGTAGCCATAGTTTTGTCTGGCATGTACGAAGATGACTTGGATAATGCAGAGGATGTTATATACACTGGTCAAGGAGGACATGACTTGACAGGTAACAAACATCAAGTTCAGGACCAAGTCTTGGAACGTGGTAACCTGGCACTTAAG GTTGAACAATATTGGGCTGAGAAAGGCATTTCTGGCTTTACTGTCTTTAAGTATCGCCTGAGGCGGCTTGAAGGACAGCCTATATTAACAACTAACCAG GTTCATTTTGCCCATGGACGTGTTCCCCAATCTATGTCAGAAATACGCGG ATTGGTCTGTGAGGACATTACAGGTGGCCAAGAAAATTTTCCCATTCCAGCTACAAATTTAGTTGATGATCCTCCTATTGCACCAACAG GTTTTACTTATTGCAAGACTTTACAAGTTGCAAAAAATGTAAAGCTCCCAGCTAATGTCACTGGATGCAACTGCAAAGGAAGGTGTGAGAATTCCAGGACTTGTTCTTGCGCGAAGCTTAATGGTTCTGACTTTCCATATGTGCGCCGCGATGGTGGCAg GTTGATTGTAGCAAAGGATGTTGTATTTGAATGTGGTCCAAATTGTGGGTGTGGACCTGATTGCATCAACCGGACGTCTCAGAAGGGTCTGATGTATCGGCTTGAG GTTTTTCGTACTCCAAAGAAAGGATGGGCTGTTAGATCCTGGGACTTTATACCTTCTGGGGCACCGATTTGTGAATACACAGGAGTACTCATGAGGACAGAGGATGTGGATAATGAGTCTGCGAgtgataataattatatttttgacatTGATTGTTTGCAAACAATAAGGGGGCTTGGTGGAAGGGAG agGCGACTAGGAGATGTATCCATTCCAACAGTGCACAATTCAGATAGACCTGATGATCAGAGTACTGAAAGTGTTCCAGAGTTCTGCATTGATGCAGGTTCCACAGGAAACATTGCCAGGTTTATTAATCACAGTTGTGAACCTAATCTCTTTGTCCAGTGTGTTTTGCACTCACATCAGGACATTAAACTGGCACGGATAGTGCTATTTGCAGCAGATAACATACCTCCTTTGCAG GAGCTTACCTATGATTATGCTTATGCACTGGACAGTGTGCATGGCCCTGATGGGAAGGTGAAAAAGATGCTATGCTACTGTGGTGCAGCGGACTGTCGGAGTCGGTTATTCTAG
- the LOC123196253 gene encoding histone-lysine N-methyltransferase, H3 lysine-9 specific SUVH4-like isoform X4 — MMEENEILYPEKRIGDIPGINVGHQFYSRSEMVAVGFHSHWLNGIDFMGMSYGRVYKQYQFPLAVAIVLSGMYEDDLDNAEDVIYTGQGGHDLTGNKHQVQDQVLERGNLALKNCVDQSVPVRVIRGLKSSTSYTGKVYTYDGLYKVEQYWAEKGISGFTVFKYRLRRLEGQPILTTNQVHFAHGRVPQSMSEIRGLVCEDITGGQENFPIPATNLVDDPPIAPTGFTYCKTLQVAKNVKLPANVTGCNCKGRCENSRTCSCAKLNGSDFPYVRRDGGRLIVAKDVVFECGPNCGCGPDCINRTSQKGLMYRLEVFRTPKKGWAVRSWDFIPSGAPICEYTGVLMRTEDVDNESASDNNYIFDIDCLQTIRGLGGRERRLGDVSIPTVHNSDRPDDQSTESVPEFCIDAGSTGNIARFINHSCEPNLFVQCVLHSHQDIKLARIVLFAADNIPPLQELTYDYAYALDSVHGPDGKVKKMLCYCGAADCRSRLF; from the exons ATGATGGAGGAAAATGAGATTCTGTACCCTGAGAAACGAATTGGTGACATTCCTG GTATTAATGTTGGGCATCAGTTTTATTCACGGTCTGAAATGGTTGCAGTTGGTTTTCACAGCCATTGGCTGAATGGAATTGATTTTATGGGGATGTCCTATGGAAGg GTGTATAAACAATATCAATTCCCTCTAGCTGTAGCCATAGTTTTGTCTGGCATGTACGAAGATGACTTGGATAATGCAGAGGATGTTATATACACTGGTCAAGGAGGACATGACTTGACAGGTAACAAACATCAAGTTCAGGACCAAGTCTTGGAACGTGGTAACCTGGCACTTAAG AACTGTGTGGATCAAAGTGTGCCTGTCAGAGTAATTCGTGGTCTTAAATCTTCTACTAGTTATACCGGAAAAGTTTACACATATGATGGTTTGTATAAg GTTGAACAATATTGGGCTGAGAAAGGCATTTCTGGCTTTACTGTCTTTAAGTATCGCCTGAGGCGGCTTGAAGGACAGCCTATATTAACAACTAACCAG GTTCATTTTGCCCATGGACGTGTTCCCCAATCTATGTCAGAAATACGCGG ATTGGTCTGTGAGGACATTACAGGTGGCCAAGAAAATTTTCCCATTCCAGCTACAAATTTAGTTGATGATCCTCCTATTGCACCAACAG GTTTTACTTATTGCAAGACTTTACAAGTTGCAAAAAATGTAAAGCTCCCAGCTAATGTCACTGGATGCAACTGCAAAGGAAGGTGTGAGAATTCCAGGACTTGTTCTTGCGCGAAGCTTAATGGTTCTGACTTTCCATATGTGCGCCGCGATGGTGGCAg GTTGATTGTAGCAAAGGATGTTGTATTTGAATGTGGTCCAAATTGTGGGTGTGGACCTGATTGCATCAACCGGACGTCTCAGAAGGGTCTGATGTATCGGCTTGAG GTTTTTCGTACTCCAAAGAAAGGATGGGCTGTTAGATCCTGGGACTTTATACCTTCTGGGGCACCGATTTGTGAATACACAGGAGTACTCATGAGGACAGAGGATGTGGATAATGAGTCTGCGAgtgataataattatatttttgacatTGATTGTTTGCAAACAATAAGGGGGCTTGGTGGAAGGGAG agGCGACTAGGAGATGTATCCATTCCAACAGTGCACAATTCAGATAGACCTGATGATCAGAGTACTGAAAGTGTTCCAGAGTTCTGCATTGATGCAGGTTCCACAGGAAACATTGCCAGGTTTATTAATCACAGTTGTGAACCTAATCTCTTTGTCCAGTGTGTTTTGCACTCACATCAGGACATTAAACTGGCACGGATAGTGCTATTTGCAGCAGATAACATACCTCCTTTGCAG GAGCTTACCTATGATTATGCTTATGCACTGGACAGTGTGCATGGCCCTGATGGGAAGGTGAAAAAGATGCTATGCTACTGTGGTGCAGCGGACTGTCGGAGTCGGTTATTCTAG
- the LOC123196253 gene encoding histone-lysine N-methyltransferase, H3 lysine-9 specific SUVH4-like isoform X1 codes for MVVQSLQSGQAERRVSARIQEKQREEKLRLGKRRVELPDDAERGSDAKKKQHNVSRRKERKEEDSVNLEDERKVPVQTTKSESESVNGNAVNLAEKSDHAKVKETLRLFNKHYLHFVQVEEARCRKEEVDKKASKKLKSKKGNVPEESTKNKAKRPDLKAVSKMMEENEILYPEKRIGDIPGINVGHQFYSRSEMVAVGFHSHWLNGIDFMGMSYGRVYKQYQFPLAVAIVLSGMYEDDLDNAEDVIYTGQGGHDLTGNKHQVQDQVLERGNLALKNCVDQSVPVRVIRGLKSSTSYTGKVYTYDGLYKVEQYWAEKGISGFTVFKYRLRRLEGQPILTTNQVHFAHGRVPQSMSEIRGLVCEDITGGQENFPIPATNLVDDPPIAPTGFTYCKTLQVAKNVKLPANVTGCNCKGRCENSRTCSCAKLNGSDFPYVRRDGGRLIVAKDVVFECGPNCGCGPDCINRTSQKGLMYRLEVFRTPKKGWAVRSWDFIPSGAPICEYTGVLMRTEDVDNESASDNNYIFDIDCLQTIRGLGGRERRLGDVSIPTVHNSDRPDDQSTESVPEFCIDAGSTGNIARFINHSCEPNLFVQCVLHSHQDIKLARIVLFAADNIPPLQELTYDYAYALDSVHGPDGKVKKMLCYCGAADCRSRLF; via the exons ATGGTGGTTCAATCTTTGCAGAGCGGCCAAGCAGAGCGGAGAGTGAGCGCGAGGATTCAGGAGAAACAGAGAGAGGAGAAGTTGCGATTGGGGAAACGGAGAGTAGAGCTTCCTGATGATGCAGAAAGGGGAAGTGATGCTAAAAAGAAGCAACACAATGTTTCcagaagaaaagagaggaaagaaGAAGATTCCGTAAATTTGGAGGACGAGAGGAAGGTCCCAGTTCAAACAACGAAGAGTGAAAGTGAGTCTGTAAATGGTAATGCTGTGAACTTGGCTGAGAAAAGTGACCATGCTAAGGTGAAGGAGACTTTGAGGTTGTTTAACAAGCATTATCTTCATTTTgttcag GTGGAGGAGGCAAGATGCAGAAAAGAAGAAGTGGATAAGAAAGCTTCCAAAAAGTTAAAATCCAAG AAAGGCAACGTACCTGAAGAAAGTACTAAAAACAAGGCCAAACGACCTGATCTAAAGGCAGTATCCAAG ATGATGGAGGAAAATGAGATTCTGTACCCTGAGAAACGAATTGGTGACATTCCTG GTATTAATGTTGGGCATCAGTTTTATTCACGGTCTGAAATGGTTGCAGTTGGTTTTCACAGCCATTGGCTGAATGGAATTGATTTTATGGGGATGTCCTATGGAAGg GTGTATAAACAATATCAATTCCCTCTAGCTGTAGCCATAGTTTTGTCTGGCATGTACGAAGATGACTTGGATAATGCAGAGGATGTTATATACACTGGTCAAGGAGGACATGACTTGACAGGTAACAAACATCAAGTTCAGGACCAAGTCTTGGAACGTGGTAACCTGGCACTTAAG AACTGTGTGGATCAAAGTGTGCCTGTCAGAGTAATTCGTGGTCTTAAATCTTCTACTAGTTATACCGGAAAAGTTTACACATATGATGGTTTGTATAAg GTTGAACAATATTGGGCTGAGAAAGGCATTTCTGGCTTTACTGTCTTTAAGTATCGCCTGAGGCGGCTTGAAGGACAGCCTATATTAACAACTAACCAG GTTCATTTTGCCCATGGACGTGTTCCCCAATCTATGTCAGAAATACGCGG ATTGGTCTGTGAGGACATTACAGGTGGCCAAGAAAATTTTCCCATTCCAGCTACAAATTTAGTTGATGATCCTCCTATTGCACCAACAG GTTTTACTTATTGCAAGACTTTACAAGTTGCAAAAAATGTAAAGCTCCCAGCTAATGTCACTGGATGCAACTGCAAAGGAAGGTGTGAGAATTCCAGGACTTGTTCTTGCGCGAAGCTTAATGGTTCTGACTTTCCATATGTGCGCCGCGATGGTGGCAg GTTGATTGTAGCAAAGGATGTTGTATTTGAATGTGGTCCAAATTGTGGGTGTGGACCTGATTGCATCAACCGGACGTCTCAGAAGGGTCTGATGTATCGGCTTGAG GTTTTTCGTACTCCAAAGAAAGGATGGGCTGTTAGATCCTGGGACTTTATACCTTCTGGGGCACCGATTTGTGAATACACAGGAGTACTCATGAGGACAGAGGATGTGGATAATGAGTCTGCGAgtgataataattatatttttgacatTGATTGTTTGCAAACAATAAGGGGGCTTGGTGGAAGGGAG agGCGACTAGGAGATGTATCCATTCCAACAGTGCACAATTCAGATAGACCTGATGATCAGAGTACTGAAAGTGTTCCAGAGTTCTGCATTGATGCAGGTTCCACAGGAAACATTGCCAGGTTTATTAATCACAGTTGTGAACCTAATCTCTTTGTCCAGTGTGTTTTGCACTCACATCAGGACATTAAACTGGCACGGATAGTGCTATTTGCAGCAGATAACATACCTCCTTTGCAG GAGCTTACCTATGATTATGCTTATGCACTGGACAGTGTGCATGGCCCTGATGGGAAGGTGAAAAAGATGCTATGCTACTGTGGTGCAGCGGACTGTCGGAGTCGGTTATTCTAG
- the LOC123196253 gene encoding histone-lysine N-methyltransferase, H3 lysine-9 specific SUVH4-like isoform X3 — protein sequence MEKGNVPEESTKNKAKRPDLKAVSKMMEENEILYPEKRIGDIPGINVGHQFYSRSEMVAVGFHSHWLNGIDFMGMSYGRVYKQYQFPLAVAIVLSGMYEDDLDNAEDVIYTGQGGHDLTGNKHQVQDQVLERGNLALKNCVDQSVPVRVIRGLKSSTSYTGKVYTYDGLYKVEQYWAEKGISGFTVFKYRLRRLEGQPILTTNQVHFAHGRVPQSMSEIRGLVCEDITGGQENFPIPATNLVDDPPIAPTGFTYCKTLQVAKNVKLPANVTGCNCKGRCENSRTCSCAKLNGSDFPYVRRDGGRLIVAKDVVFECGPNCGCGPDCINRTSQKGLMYRLEVFRTPKKGWAVRSWDFIPSGAPICEYTGVLMRTEDVDNESASDNNYIFDIDCLQTIRGLGGRERRLGDVSIPTVHNSDRPDDQSTESVPEFCIDAGSTGNIARFINHSCEPNLFVQCVLHSHQDIKLARIVLFAADNIPPLQELTYDYAYALDSVHGPDGKVKKMLCYCGAADCRSRLF from the exons atggAG AAAGGCAACGTACCTGAAGAAAGTACTAAAAACAAGGCCAAACGACCTGATCTAAAGGCAGTATCCAAG ATGATGGAGGAAAATGAGATTCTGTACCCTGAGAAACGAATTGGTGACATTCCTG GTATTAATGTTGGGCATCAGTTTTATTCACGGTCTGAAATGGTTGCAGTTGGTTTTCACAGCCATTGGCTGAATGGAATTGATTTTATGGGGATGTCCTATGGAAGg GTGTATAAACAATATCAATTCCCTCTAGCTGTAGCCATAGTTTTGTCTGGCATGTACGAAGATGACTTGGATAATGCAGAGGATGTTATATACACTGGTCAAGGAGGACATGACTTGACAGGTAACAAACATCAAGTTCAGGACCAAGTCTTGGAACGTGGTAACCTGGCACTTAAG AACTGTGTGGATCAAAGTGTGCCTGTCAGAGTAATTCGTGGTCTTAAATCTTCTACTAGTTATACCGGAAAAGTTTACACATATGATGGTTTGTATAAg GTTGAACAATATTGGGCTGAGAAAGGCATTTCTGGCTTTACTGTCTTTAAGTATCGCCTGAGGCGGCTTGAAGGACAGCCTATATTAACAACTAACCAG GTTCATTTTGCCCATGGACGTGTTCCCCAATCTATGTCAGAAATACGCGG ATTGGTCTGTGAGGACATTACAGGTGGCCAAGAAAATTTTCCCATTCCAGCTACAAATTTAGTTGATGATCCTCCTATTGCACCAACAG GTTTTACTTATTGCAAGACTTTACAAGTTGCAAAAAATGTAAAGCTCCCAGCTAATGTCACTGGATGCAACTGCAAAGGAAGGTGTGAGAATTCCAGGACTTGTTCTTGCGCGAAGCTTAATGGTTCTGACTTTCCATATGTGCGCCGCGATGGTGGCAg GTTGATTGTAGCAAAGGATGTTGTATTTGAATGTGGTCCAAATTGTGGGTGTGGACCTGATTGCATCAACCGGACGTCTCAGAAGGGTCTGATGTATCGGCTTGAG GTTTTTCGTACTCCAAAGAAAGGATGGGCTGTTAGATCCTGGGACTTTATACCTTCTGGGGCACCGATTTGTGAATACACAGGAGTACTCATGAGGACAGAGGATGTGGATAATGAGTCTGCGAgtgataataattatatttttgacatTGATTGTTTGCAAACAATAAGGGGGCTTGGTGGAAGGGAG agGCGACTAGGAGATGTATCCATTCCAACAGTGCACAATTCAGATAGACCTGATGATCAGAGTACTGAAAGTGTTCCAGAGTTCTGCATTGATGCAGGTTCCACAGGAAACATTGCCAGGTTTATTAATCACAGTTGTGAACCTAATCTCTTTGTCCAGTGTGTTTTGCACTCACATCAGGACATTAAACTGGCACGGATAGTGCTATTTGCAGCAGATAACATACCTCCTTTGCAG GAGCTTACCTATGATTATGCTTATGCACTGGACAGTGTGCATGGCCCTGATGGGAAGGTGAAAAAGATGCTATGCTACTGTGGTGCAGCGGACTGTCGGAGTCGGTTATTCTAG
- the LOC123195756 gene encoding N-alpha-acetyltransferase MAK3: MEPQERLESVNKVEFHPSEIEYVSYGGEHHLPLIMNLVDQELSEPYSIFTYRYFVYLWPHLSFLAFHKGKCVGTVVCKMGEHRTTYRGYIAMLVVIKPYRGRGIATELVTRSIKVMMESGCEEVTLEAEVTNKGALALYGRLGFIRAKRLFRYYLNGVDAFRLKLLFPCPEIHPALSMMAERDESQMHHDHMVPGECH, translated from the exons ATGGAACCCCAAGAACGACTGGAATCAGTGAACAAGGTCGAGTTCCACCCATCGGAGATAGAGTATGTAAGCTACGGCGGAGAGCATCACCTGCCGTTGATCATGAACCTCGTTGATCAAGAACTCAGTGAACCCTACTCCATCTTCACTTACCGCTACTTCGTCTATCTCTGGCCCCATCTTTCTTTCTTG GCGTTTCACAAAGGCAAATGTGTGGGCACAGTTGTGTGTAAGATGGGAGAACATCGAACTACTTATAGAGGTTACATTGCAATGCTGGTTGTTATTAAACCTTACCGTGGAAGAGGCAttg CTACTGAACTCGTCACTAGATCGATTAAGGTGATGATGGAATCTGGCTGTGAAGAG GTAACGTTGGAAGCTGAAGTCACGAATAAAGGAGCACTTGCACTGTATGGACGTCTTGGGTTCATTAGGGCAAAACGGTTGTTCCGCTATTATTTGAATGGTGTTGATGCTTTTAGACTGAAGCTGTTATTCCCTTGCCCAGAGATACACCCAGCGTTGTCTATGATGGCGGAAAGAGATGAGAGCCAGATGCATCATGATCACATGGTGCCAGGAGAATGTCACTAA